The Streptomyces sp. NBC_01276 genome contains the following window.
CGGGGGACCAGGTCACCGGCGCCTCCACCTTCCGCATCGAGGAAGGGCTGGACACCGGCCCCGTCTTCGGGGTGCTCACCGAGGAGATCCGCCCGTCCGACACCAGCGGCGACCTGCTGACCCGGCTCGCCTTCGCCGGCGCAGGACTGCTGTCCGCGACCATGGACGGCATCGAGGACGGCACCCTGCGCGCCGTCCCGCAGCCCGCCGACGGGATCTCGCTCGCGCCGAAGATCACGGTCGAGGACGCGCGCGTCGACTGGAACGCCCCCGCGCTGCGCGCCGACCGCGTGGTGCGCGGCTGCACGCCCGCCCCGGGCGCGTGGACCGTCTTCCGCGGCGAGCGGCTCAAGCTGATCTCCGTGGGGCTCGTCGCCGACCGCACCGACCTCGCGCCGGGCGTGCTGGCCCCGGCCAAGAACAACGTGTACGTCGGCACCGGCTCGCACGCCGTCGAGCTGCTGTGGGTACAGCCGCAGGGCAAGAAGCCGATGAAGGGCGCCGACTGGGCCCGCGGGGTGCGTATCGCTCCCGGCGAGCGCCTGGGCGCGGCCGACGTAGGCTGATTCCGCGACCGGTCCGCCCCGCGCGGGCCCGGCAGTACCCCGTGACCCACCACCGCAGTACCTCGTAACCCCGGAGCACCTTTCACGTGAGCGAACAGCCCCGTCGTCGTCCCGCCGCCGCAGGCGCCGGCAAGCCGTCCGGCAAGCAGGGCGGCCGTCCGGCCAAGCCGTACCGCCGGCCCCAGAAGGACCCCGTCCGGATGCTGGCCTTCGAGGTGCTGCGGGCGGTGGACGAGCGCGACGCCTACGCCAACCTCGTGCTGCCCCCGCTGCTGAAGAAGGCCCGCCAGGACGAGAGCTTCCAGGCGCGCGACG
Protein-coding sequences here:
- the fmt gene encoding methionyl-tRNA formyltransferase, with amino-acid sequence MKLVFAGTPEVAVPALDALIASGRHEVAAVITRPDAPAGRGRRLVASPVAERAEEAGIEVLKPARPRDEEFQARLREIGPDCCPVVAYGALIPRSALEIPARGWVNLHFSLLPAWRGAAPVQQSIMAGDQVTGASTFRIEEGLDTGPVFGVLTEEIRPSDTSGDLLTRLAFAGAGLLSATMDGIEDGTLRAVPQPADGISLAPKITVEDARVDWNAPALRADRVVRGCTPAPGAWTVFRGERLKLISVGLVADRTDLAPGVLAPAKNNVYVGTGSHAVELLWVQPQGKKPMKGADWARGVRIAPGERLGAADVG